In Chryseobacterium scophthalmum, the genomic stretch TGGCTCTTCTGCGATTTCATATCCTAAAGCTTTCAATCCGCCTTTCAACGCATTAGCTTTAAAGTGGATCTGATCAGCGATATAATTTAATCCTTTAGGACCGTGATAAACAGCGTACATTCCTGCCATTACTGCCAAAAGAACCTGAGCTGTACAAATATTTGAAGTTGCTCTTTCTCTTTTAATATGTTGCTCTCTTGTTTGCAAAGCCATTCTCAATGCACGTTTTCCGTACATATCCTGAGAAACCCCGATAATTCTTCCAGGAATATCTCTTTTGTAATCTTCTCTACAAGAGAAAAATGCTGCGTGAGGACCACCATAACCTAATGGAATACCGAATCTCTGCGAAGTACCAACCGCACAGTCAGCGCCCATTGATGCAGGAGATTTTAATTTCACCAAAGCCATAGGATCACAAGCAACAACAACCTGTAAATCTAATTTTTTGTACTCAACGATATCTTCTGTATAGTCTAAAACGATTCCGTTTTTACCAGGATACTGAAGTAAAACTCCGTAATAAGATTCGTCGAACTGATGCGTTTTGTGATCACCTACTACGATTTCGATTGCTAAACCTTCAGCTTTTGTTCTTAAAACAGAAACGGTTTGAGGCAAAACCAAATCAGAGATAAAGAACTTGTTTGCTCCCGCTTTTTTCTGATCTTTCGTTCTGTTGTTAAAGAACATATGCATTGCTTCTGCAGCTGCCGTAGATTCGTCCAACAAAGATGCGTTTGCCAAAGCAAAACCTGTCAAATCGCATACAACAGTTTGATAATTAAGCAAAGCTTCTAATCTTCCCTGTGCAATTTCCGCTTGGTAAGGCGTGTAAGCTGTATACCAACTTGGATTTTCAAAGATATTTCTCTGAATTGCCGATGGCAATAAGGTATTGTGGTATCCAAACCCAATATAGCTTGTATAATCCGTGTTCTTCGATGCCAATTCTTTCGAATGATTCAGCATTTGATACTCTGAAAGTGGCTCAGAAATATTCAGATCATTTTCTAAACGGATTGATGATGGAATGGTTTGAGAAATTAACTCTTCGATACTTGAAACGCCAACTTTTTCCAACATTGCCTGTTTATCGGCTTCGTTTACGGAGATGTGACGGCTCACAAACTGTTCTGTATTCATTTTTTATATTAGATTTTGTTTGTAAAAAAAGATTCGTAAAATTACGATTTTTTAGCTGATTGCACAACCCATGTTAACCTGATATTAATTCTCTTAACAAGTCATTTTGGTTACACATTTTAAAAGGAAAATTTCAAATTAAATTGTCCTAAAGTTGTGCAAACTCTTTGCTAATCAGCAAATACAGATTTATTAAAATATATTAATTATATTTATTCTAAATTAATATATTTGCAACATGAATATCATCACTCCTTTTAAAGTTCCGCCATTGAGTCCAGCATTTTCTTTCAAGAATGAAGAAATGTTCTGTGGTGACAAAAAATCTTGCTGTAAAAAGTTCAAGAAAGGAAAAAGGTGCAAAAAATGCCCCGGAAGAAAGAAACTGGCTTAGTTAGTTAGGCTACTAATTAAAAAGTAAATTGCTAAAGCTAAAATCAACAACCCAAAGATTAATCTGAAAATTTTTGGCTGTCCTTTAGGATTCATGGCTGTTCTTGGCTGTGATTTGAAAAGCTCTTCTGCCCTGTCTCTGAATTTTTCACCATCACTTTCAAAAACTTCTGTTATTGTTATTCCCTGAACAACAGTTTTGTGTAAAAGCGAATTGGTTGCATGCAGCAGCAACTGAAATTTCCCGTTTTTAAATTCTGTGATTTTAAAAATTCTTTCTCCATAAGCTTTCTCCAATCCAAACGGTAAAACTTTTACCACATCAGCATTTTGGGTTTGCCAGGTGATGATAATCTCCTCTCCTTTTTTCGCATGAATTTTATTAGCCGTAAAAGTTTTAATAGAAGGTGGAACAGTATATCTAAAGCTTTTCTGCTGACTTTCTAAATTCTGGTCGTACGTAATTCTTCTTCCTTTATCGCTCAAAGTCTCATATGCCTCCTGAATTTCTTTGAAACGGTCTGCAAAGAAATCATCGTCTTGATTTTTATCGGGGTGGTATTTTAATGAAAGTTTTCTGTAGGATTTTTTGATGTCTTCATCCGAAGCATCGTGAGGAATACCGAGAAAATAGTAGTAGTCTTTCATGAAAGTGAATACAAAAATAAGGATTTTGTCGGTTTGGGCAAAAATAAAGAAGCCACGAATGCACGAATTTTTTCATTGCGAGCAAAGCGAAGTAATCTCTTTTTTTAACGCTAAGATTGCTAAGATTTTATTTAAACTATTGAAAATATTTTTTGTTCGCAAAGGCATTTCACTCAGCAAAGAAGAATCTTTTAATTTTTTGAATTTTATTCCCGTCAAGTTTGTCATTCCGCAGGAATCTCTGCAACGAATCTAGAAATAGCTTAGATTCCTGCGGAATGACAAACATTGTATTGTTAGAATAAATCATCTGTGAAAATTTGTGAAATCTGTGGGAGATTTTTCATAATAATATTCGTGCATTCGTGGCAAAAAAACATCCGTTGCAAAAAAAATTCAGGCGCGGGAAGCAAAGCTTCCCGCGCCTGAATAAGACAATTTTAATTTAGTTATTTCAAACTTATGCTTCGCAAGTGTTATCTTTTCTGCAACATTTTGCAAATTCTTTTTTGAACTTTCCTTTCAGTTCCTGATATTGCTCCTCATCCATTTCTCTGATTTTATCCGCCAATCCGAATGGAGATTTTTCTTTGATTCCGTATTCATTAAAAATACCTCTTACAAATCTTTTTCTTTCGATTACTTTTTTGGCAATTACGGCAACTCCTGCAACAGCAACAGCTCCTAAAATACCTTTTAATACTGAATTTTTCATTTCTTAAATTTTAAATTTTACTACTTCTTGTTTTTTTATAGAGACGAATTCGTTCTTATTTTTACTTTACTACTTCTAAAAATTTTTAAACTATTCGTTATTTCTGTTGAAGAATCCGGTTGAGCATTTCTGTCTCCAGATTTCTTTGAATTTTTCTTTTTCCTCATCAGACATTCCTTCCATTTTATGTCTCAGGTGTTTTTCTTTCATATCTCTCATTCCCTGTCCGAATTTTCCGTGGAAACCTCCGAAAAGAATTTTACTTAAAATTAAAATTCCCATTGCCTGCCAATAATTAATGGTTTTCACACCGATAATTTCGGGAAGAATGCAATTCCACAATGACATTACGATCCATGCAACGACAAGGAATATCAAGGGTGGACATAAAATTAAAAGAGCCCAACTTTTCTTATATTTATTATTCATTTTATTTATTTCTAATTATTTAAATCTTCATACAATTGTTTCAATCTGTTTCTCAAATGCTTTACTGCATAATTTTTTCTACTGATGATGGTTTTAATATTTTCACCCTGTTCATCGGCGATTTGCTGTAAAGTCTTATCGTTGAGTTCGTTTTCCATGTAGACCAACTTCTGTTTTTCGGGAAGTTCTTCCAAAGCAGCAAACAGTTTTTTCCAAATCTCGTCCTGAAACATTTTCACTTCCGGTCCTACGCTGTCATCCAGAAGCAGAATATCTTTTATAGAAAACGTTCCGTCTT encodes the following:
- a CDS encoding DnaJ domain-containing protein gives rise to the protein MKDYYYFLGIPHDASDEDIKKSYRKLSLKYHPDKNQDDDFFADRFKEIQEAYETLSDKGRRITYDQNLESQQKSFRYTVPPSIKTFTANKIHAKKGEEIIITWQTQNADVVKVLPFGLEKAYGERIFKITEFKNGKFQLLLHATNSLLHKTVVQGITITEVFESDGEKFRDRAEELFKSQPRTAMNPKGQPKIFRLIFGLLILALAIYFLISSLTN
- a CDS encoding RNA polymerase sigma factor; translation: MPQKEKENIISQTVSSYGGKLMSFIRPKVKNTEDAEDILQEVWYQFSSLTNLSEIVNVGGWLYRVTANKITDKYRKKKTENLEDFVYEDEDGTFSIKDILLLDDSVGPEVKMFQDEIWKKLFAALEELPEKQKLVYMENELNDKTLQQIADEQGENIKTIISRKNYAVKHLRNRLKQLYEDLNN